CCCAAACCAGTTCCTTGACCGGATTTTAAACCAGTTTCAGTTTGAGCAAAGGGTTGAAATAACTTATCTATTTCCTCTGATTTAATACCTGCACCCGTGTCAATAACGGCAAATAAAACTTTTACTTCTTTATTAGTTATTCGTGGTTCAGTGAGAGAATTTTCTGGCAAAGAGTTTTGGGGTAATGTATTGACAACCGAGATCTGAAGAATAACGCTACCTGTGCGCGTAAATTTAATAGCATTTCCGACTAAATTAATTAAAATTTGGCGTAGTTTACTTTCATCAGTTTGTACATAACGAGGTAATTCGCTCGCTCGGTCAAAAATTAATTCTAAGTTTTTCGATTTCGCTTTCAGGTGAAGCATAGCTTCTACACTATCGAGTAAGCCATAAAGGTCGAATTTAGTTTCCTTAAATGTAAGTCGTCCCGCCTCAATTTTCGACATTTCTAAGATGTCGTTAATTAAGTTTAAAAGATGCTCGCCACTGTTGTTGATAATCGTCATATATTTTCGATGTTCTGCGGATAAATTTTCGTCACGATTGATTAATTGAGTGAAACCCAAAATCGCATTAAGTGGAGTACGCAATTCGTGACTCATTTTGGCGAGGAAATCGCTTTTAGCGCGGTTAGCATTGTCAGCATTAACCTTGGCTGCTTCTAATTCTTTTGTCCGTTTCTTAACTCGTTGTTCCAGTTGTTGATTAGCTAATTCTAAAGCAGAAAAAGACTGCCGTAACTGGTCTGCCATTTGGTTAAAAGATTGAGCGAGAATATCCAGTTCATTTACAGAAGATCGTTTAACTTTTCGGTTGAGTTTACCGCTAGCTAATGCCTGACTTGCTTGACTTATTTGATGAATCGATTGACTGAGCAAACGAGAAGCAAAAATGCCTGTTACTGTTGCGAGAATTAAGGCGAAAATACAGAGGAAGATAACCTGGCGAATATAGCTGTTAATTTCTTTGGTGAAATCTGCTTCGGGGATCGCGACAACGGTTAGCCAGTCGATCCCGTGAAAACCTTTAATTGGTTCGACTTCAACTATAATCCGCGAGCCATTTTCCTTGAAAATAAAATCTCGTTGGCGATTGATTTGCTCAAAGTTATCAAGTTGCTCGATTAATTTTTGGCTTGTAGCTCTAATTATCGGTTGACTGCTTTCTATGGCTTGTAATCGTTCAGTTTTACCTTTAACGATTTTCAAAGGAAGTTCGGAGGTGGAACTAGCAACAATTTCTCCCGAGCGATCGACAATAAAAGCAACTCCAGAAGGACTAATATGAATATCCCGGAGAAAATCGGCAATTTGCTCTAGCGAAATTTCCATTCCCAAGACTCCGATCAATTCTTTTTCTGAAGTGTAAATAGGTACAACTGGGCTGGTTTCAAGCTTTGCTTCTCCTACTTCGGGGTAGATTGGACCCCAGGTATGAGTTCCTGCTACTATAGCAGCTTGGTACCAAGGTCTGGTGGTTACATCATAGTCTCCTTGAGTTCCGAGTAACTCACCACGCTGACAGCGATCGTCGAGTTGATAGATATTTCTTTTGGAATTTGTCGTGCGATCGCGTACTTTGACGATAATTTGACCATCTTCTTCACGCTGAATCGCCAAAACGTTACCTTCTGGGTTGCCGAAAATTAGGTAATCTACTACGTCAGGTTGTTTAACTTGTTCCCAAAAGTAACATTCTAGTTGGGCGAAATTATTCACGTCAATGCGACCGCCTTCTATACTAGCTAAGATGCTTTGATGAATGCGATGATGTTGCTCTAAGAAACTGTAGGTATGTAACTCGATGCGATCGGCAATTTCTTCTCCTAAACGGATAATCATTTCGTCTGTGGCTTTTCGTGCTTTACGTAAAGAAATATATCCAGTAAGCCCAATAATAGCAAATATTTGTAGCAAAAACGGAACTACTAAAATGAGATATAAAGGTATACTTTTTCGCCGAGAAATAGAATTAGAGCGTTTTTTAAATAACATAACTGTAACCGATAAAAACTGGGTATTTTAATCCCATTCAGGTAAATGGGTTGAGGTTTTCACTGCTCCTAGTGGTTATCTTCTTACCAGAAATAAGCGGTCAAGGATAAGATAAATGAAAATAGGAGTTAACCTTACTTACCAGTTTAAGTTGTTCTTGTGAAAAACTTGTGAATATCTACGCTACAGTAAATTGTTGGTTATCTCGGTTTAGTTAGCTGTTGACAGATCTGGAAAAAGCCTTTACTTTCTCAGCAGTAAAATCACTTAAAGATTTCTCTAGTTAAATATTTTTGTAATTTCCTTGACTTATTTGATTTTCTATGTTTGATAATCTGGAAATCTGAATTATGGCTATGTTAGTTTGAGTTAAAATCGATCTTCTCAGGCACTTTCTGTTAAGTGAAAACCTAGCTCAGATTTGACTTCTGCTAACGGTTTTTGCCAATGTTCTTCAAAACGATAACCTAAAAGAAAGCCAACTTGTTTACCCATTGCTGTACCTTTGCGGATATTAGCAAAACTGGCTTGAATTTGCCGAGGAGCCAAAATCGGATACAATATTTTAGCGGTCGCTAAACCAATCCCTAAAAATTTACTGTAATTTTGGGCGACTGCAAACGCTAATACGCCAATTTCTCCAGCATAACTGGTGTCAAAACCGAGCAAAGTATGGAAAATATCGTGAGTGACAGCGTATCTCAAAGCAAAGACATTTCGCTTGGCAATTTTGTCCATTTCCGAGCTGACATTGAAAGGTTTTAGCTTCGCTTCTTTCATGTGCAAAGCATACTGATAACCAAAGGTATTTTCAGGTAATTTCAGCAATTCTTCTCAATCAATTGGCGGATAATAACCAATTACTCGTTGCATTTTTGCTTCTACTTTGGGATTAATTTTTGCGCCAAAAGCATCAGCTTTGAGGATAGCTGCATCACCGAGTTTACCTGTTTGATAAGCTTGGTATGCTCGATATAATTGTCGGCAGTTAATCATCTTTTTGGTAATAAAATGAACAAATAACCTCTAATTTGTCTTGACAAAATCAATTGGCGAGCGGAATTGTAAACCAAAAAGTAGTACCCCGGTTCGGCGTACTATCTACGCCAATTTTGCCTCCATGAGCGGTAATAATTTGACGACATAGATAAGAACCCAAACCGATACCAGTTAAGTGACGATTGTGTAAACCACGCACATAAAGTTTAAACAAAGATTGTTGTTGAGATTTATTCATTCCTACACCATTGTCAGAGATTGTACAGCGTATGCTTTGGTTTTCTTCTGTAGCTTGAAAAGTAATATTTACTCCAGGTGGGTTATGTTTTAAAGCATTGGTAATTAAGTTAGTAAAAACGCACTTGAGCTTGTCATAATCGGCAAGCAAAGGTGGTAAATTTTGCGGGAGCGAATTTTGCCAAGTTGCAGAATTTTGCT
This sequence is a window from Oscillatoria salina IIICB1. Protein-coding genes within it:
- a CDS encoding hybrid sensor histidine kinase/response regulator, which translates into the protein MLFKKRSNSISRRKSIPLYLILVVPFLLQIFAIIGLTGYISLRKARKATDEMIIRLGEEIADRIELHTYSFLEQHHRIHQSILASIEGGRIDVNNFAQLECYFWEQVKQPDVVDYLIFGNPEGNVLAIQREEDGQIIVKVRDRTTNSKRNIYQLDDRCQRGELLGTQGDYDVTTRPWYQAAIVAGTHTWGPIYPEVGEAKLETSPVVPIYTSEKELIGVLGMEISLEQIADFLRDIHISPSGVAFIVDRSGEIVASSTSELPLKIVKGKTERLQAIESSQPIIRATSQKLIEQLDNFEQINRQRDFIFKENGSRIIVEVEPIKGFHGIDWLTVVAIPEADFTKEINSYIRQVIFLCIFALILATVTGIFASRLLSQSIHQISQASQALASGKLNRKVKRSSVNELDILAQSFNQMADQLRQSFSALELANQQLEQRVKKRTKELEAAKVNADNANRAKSDFLAKMSHELRTPLNAILGFTQLINRDENLSAEHRKYMTIINNSGEHLLNLINDILEMSKIEAGRLTFKETKFDLYGLLDSVEAMLHLKAKSKNLELIFDRASELPRYVQTDESKLRQILINLVGNAIKFTRTGSVILQISVVNTLPQNSLPENSLTEPRITNKEVKVLFAVIDTGAGIKSEEIDKLFQPFAQTETGLKSGQGTGLGLPISAKFVQMFGGEISVVSQPNQGSKFSFEVSLKVIEEEQIEKSQLRKKKFIGLAPNQPIYRILVAEDISTNRLLVTDILTNLGFEVREAENGREAISLWLSWQPDLILMDIHMPLMDGIEATKYIKEQEKFKQKRTPIIALTATAFEEQREAILAAGCNDFLSKPFQEEKLLTTIAHYLQVKYVVKTSEQELHPIARSPKNGIVESTGKFEQLNPESLTVMPQEWRENLYNTACKCDDRLLLQLIQEIPAENVHLVAALEDLVNNYRFDTVMQLAEATTEKN
- a CDS encoding Coq4 family protein, translating into MLKLPENTFGYQYALHMKEAKLKPFNVSSEMDKIAKRNVFALRYAVTHDIFHTLLGFDTSYAGEIGVLAFAVAQNYSKFLGIGLATAKILYPILAPRQIQASFANIRKGTAMGKQVGFLLGYRFEEHWQKPLAEVKSELGFHLTESA